A window of the Desulforapulum autotrophicum HRM2 genome harbors these coding sequences:
- a CDS encoding M48 family metallopeptidase, with translation MFFSEHFITTLILVTLIGGYLIDSLAEYLNIRHLNPNLPHEFSDVYDTDKYARSQEYLKVNTRFGFITASFDLTILLIFWFGGGFGVLDTFVRGLGQNTIVTGLVFIGILLLLKLLISLPFSLYSTFVIEEKFGFNRTTPGLFFKDLVTSILLSLILGGFLLSLILWFFESFGPLAWILCWMASILFIIGIQYLVPTWIMPLFNKFIPLEQGTLKDAIFRYARSIDFSLSHIFVMDGSKRSGKANAFFTGFGKNKRIVLFDTLIKQQSVEELVSVIAHEMGHFKKKHILRRLMVSILQMGVIFFLISLFISQEGLFHAFFVDNISIYAGLVFFGMLFSPIDLFLSLIMQFYSRRDEYEADRFAAITTGSPHHLVTALKQLSVHNLANLTPHPFYVFLNYSHPPILERIGVLKKMGTSVKGLIP, from the coding sequence ATGTTTTTTTCAGAGCACTTCATTACCACCCTTATCCTGGTAACTCTGATAGGCGGATATTTGATTGACAGCCTGGCAGAATATTTAAACATTCGACACCTGAACCCAAACCTGCCCCATGAGTTCTCAGATGTTTATGACACGGATAAATATGCCAGATCCCAAGAGTACCTGAAGGTCAATACACGGTTTGGATTCATTACTGCAAGTTTTGATCTTACCATTTTGCTGATCTTTTGGTTTGGGGGAGGATTTGGTGTTTTAGATACCTTTGTCAGAGGACTTGGACAAAACACAATTGTCACAGGTCTTGTATTTATTGGGATTTTACTGCTTTTAAAGCTCCTGATCTCCTTGCCTTTCAGTCTGTATTCCACCTTTGTCATCGAGGAAAAATTCGGGTTTAATCGAACAACCCCTGGATTGTTTTTTAAAGACCTTGTGACGTCTATTCTTCTGTCACTGATTCTTGGCGGTTTTTTACTCTCCCTGATTCTCTGGTTCTTTGAATCCTTCGGACCCCTGGCCTGGATTCTGTGCTGGATGGCAAGCATCCTGTTCATCATTGGGATTCAATACCTGGTCCCCACCTGGATCATGCCGCTTTTCAACAAATTCATCCCCCTGGAACAGGGAACTTTAAAAGATGCCATTTTCCGCTATGCCAGGTCCATTGATTTTTCACTTTCCCACATTTTTGTCATGGACGGTTCCAAAAGAAGCGGCAAAGCAAATGCCTTTTTTACAGGTTTTGGGAAAAACAAACGAATCGTTCTGTTTGATACCTTGATCAAGCAGCAGAGTGTTGAAGAACTGGTGTCCGTTATTGCCCATGAAATGGGGCATTTCAAAAAAAAACATATTCTCAGGCGCCTTATGGTAAGTATCCTTCAGATGGGAGTCATTTTCTTTCTCATTTCTCTGTTCATCTCCCAGGAAGGGCTGTTTCATGCCTTTTTTGTGGACAATATTTCCATCTATGCCGGCCTGGTCTTTTTTGGCATGCTCTTTTCTCCCATTGATCTGTTTCTGTCGCTGATCATGCAGTTTTACTCCCGAAGGGATGAATATGAAGCAGATCGATTTGCTGCGATTACCACCGGATCCCCCCATCACCTTGTTACGGCATTGAAACAACTAAGTGTCCACAATCTGGCTAACCTTACCCCCCATCCATTTTATGTCTTTTTAAACTATTCCCACCCACCTATTTTAGAACGAATTGGTGTTTTGAAAAAAATGGGGACCTCCGTAAAAGGTTTGATCCCATGA
- a CDS encoding sigma-54-dependent transcriptional regulator, with the protein MQKMNKHSCPINILVVDDEKSIRRLLEKELASARRCITTAGNGREALIAIRKNVFDVIVLDISLPDANGIELMSRFHEEILGVQIILITGYGDVDDAVEAMKTGACDYITKPFDLGRLEQVIEKAYQIGSLHKKKFLKQQGLHKKKIFPDQIVGHSAAMEEVRFLIGKVAPTSVPVLVTGESGTGKNVVARQLHGLSLRGEYPLITKNCATLQEELIRSELFGYCKGAFTGAEDSRDGLLDLADKGTLFLDEIGELSVGVQASLLRVMENQTFRPVGDKHERKVDIRFVFATNRDLKEEVAKGRFSEALFHRLNVFAIKILPLRKRKEEIPVLMEYFLGQISTGSPPCMVSKNAMKRLMAYDWPGNVRELYNVMERGVILADNNIITERCLPLELLETTEGTEDKNSTLFPTLEELDKNYIMKVLDHVDGNRSKAAEILGISRKTLYRKLLNSEE; encoded by the coding sequence ATGCAAAAAATGAATAAACACTCATGCCCCATCAATATTCTTGTGGTTGACGATGAAAAATCCATCCGCAGGCTGCTTGAAAAAGAGTTGGCCTCTGCGCGGCGATGTATCACAACGGCCGGTAATGGCAGGGAAGCCCTTATTGCCATACGAAAGAATGTATTTGATGTCATTGTCCTGGATATCAGCCTGCCAGATGCCAATGGAATTGAACTGATGTCCCGATTCCATGAAGAAATCCTGGGCGTTCAGATCATTTTAATTACAGGGTATGGCGATGTTGATGATGCTGTTGAAGCCATGAAGACAGGTGCCTGTGACTATATTACAAAGCCCTTTGACCTGGGAAGGTTGGAACAGGTCATTGAAAAGGCCTATCAGATAGGATCTCTTCACAAAAAAAAGTTCTTAAAACAGCAGGGGCTTCACAAGAAGAAGATTTTTCCAGACCAGATCGTGGGACACTCTGCCGCCATGGAAGAGGTCCGATTTCTCATCGGCAAGGTGGCACCGACCTCGGTTCCTGTGCTGGTCACCGGTGAGAGCGGCACCGGTAAGAATGTTGTGGCCAGACAATTGCATGGCCTGAGCCTGCGGGGGGAATACCCGCTGATAACAAAAAACTGTGCCACCCTCCAGGAAGAGCTGATACGAAGCGAACTCTTCGGGTACTGCAAGGGTGCGTTTACAGGGGCTGAGGATTCCAGGGACGGACTCCTTGACCTGGCAGACAAAGGTACCTTGTTCCTGGACGAAATAGGCGAACTTTCCGTGGGGGTACAGGCATCTTTGTTGCGTGTCATGGAGAATCAGACATTTCGCCCGGTGGGGGATAAGCATGAGAGAAAAGTTGATATCCGATTTGTTTTTGCAACCAACCGGGACCTCAAGGAAGAGGTCGCAAAGGGGAGGTTCAGTGAGGCGCTTTTTCACAGACTCAACGTTTTTGCCATAAAGATCCTTCCCCTGCGCAAACGCAAAGAGGAAATCCCTGTACTGATGGAATATTTTCTGGGCCAGATAAGTACCGGCAGCCCCCCCTGCATGGTGTCTAAAAATGCAATGAAACGCCTCATGGCCTATGACTGGCCGGGCAATGTGCGGGAACTTTACAATGTAATGGAGCGCGGTGTCATCCTTGCGGACAACAATATCATCACGGAACGCTGCCTGCCCCTTGAACTTCTTGAGACAACCGAAGGGACAGAAGACAAAAACTCAACCCTGTTCCCCACCCTTGAGGAGTTGGATAAAAACTATATCATGAAGGTGCTGGACCATGTGGATGGCAACAGATCAAAGGCCGCCGAAATCCTTGGTATCAGCCGGAAGACCCTGTACCGAAAATTATTGAACAGTGAAGAATAG
- the clcA gene encoding H(+)/Cl(-) exchange transporter ClcA: MMKLDTNRKFFNILILKSGLVGLLSGLVGALFHTCLNQANSWRNTFVDNIDGSMGLWLLFIVLTCAAVVLSVFLVRKFAPEAAGSGIPQVEITLKEDTKIHWQRVLPVKFVGGVLAVGSGLVLGREGPTIHMGGAFGDMVGTSHDSFQHHVLVAAGAAAGLAAAFNAPLAGLIFVTEEMRDRFEYNFQSLMAVIFASCISIIVVQVLNGHQPDILNAAFQAPKLVTLPLFVILGVIFGLLGTLFNNLMLKGVLFSKKQKGRKPYMLALSIALIIAVVGSLMPSAVGGGHGALELALHHEFSTTILLVLSFLRFLFTIVSYAVGTPGGIFAPMLAIGTFLGLWYGQLVVVFFPALVENSGIFAIGGMGALFAATVQAPITGIILIVEMTRSYELILPLMMTCLSASLVANRLGGKPIYSQLAKAGSMDPVVSKNA, encoded by the coding sequence ATGATGAAATTAGATACAAATAGAAAATTTTTCAACATTTTAATTCTCAAAAGTGGATTGGTCGGCCTTCTTTCCGGTTTGGTCGGGGCGCTGTTTCATACTTGCCTTAACCAGGCAAATAGCTGGCGAAATACCTTTGTTGATAATATCGACGGATCCATGGGCTTATGGCTTCTTTTCATCGTGTTGACTTGTGCTGCCGTTGTTCTTTCTGTTTTTTTGGTTCGAAAGTTTGCACCAGAGGCAGCAGGTTCAGGGATTCCGCAGGTTGAAATTACTTTAAAAGAAGATACAAAGATTCATTGGCAACGCGTTCTTCCTGTTAAATTTGTTGGAGGGGTGCTGGCCGTCGGTTCCGGCCTGGTCCTTGGCAGGGAAGGACCGACAATTCATATGGGAGGTGCCTTTGGTGATATGGTTGGAACATCCCATGATAGCTTTCAGCACCATGTTTTAGTGGCAGCAGGGGCTGCTGCCGGGCTTGCCGCCGCTTTTAATGCTCCCCTTGCTGGGCTCATTTTTGTTACAGAGGAAATGCGGGACCGTTTTGAATATAATTTCCAGTCCCTTATGGCTGTGATTTTTGCCAGTTGTATATCCATCATAGTGGTGCAAGTTTTAAACGGCCATCAACCAGACATCCTGAATGCGGCTTTTCAAGCTCCTAAGCTTGTGACCTTGCCGTTATTTGTAATTCTTGGAGTCATTTTTGGATTGCTTGGTACCTTGTTTAATAATCTTATGCTTAAAGGGGTTCTGTTCAGTAAAAAGCAAAAAGGACGCAAACCATATATGCTTGCCCTTAGTATTGCTTTAATTATTGCCGTTGTCGGGAGTCTAATGCCCAGTGCGGTAGGTGGTGGTCATGGGGCGCTTGAGCTTGCTTTGCACCATGAGTTCAGTACAACAATTTTGCTGGTTTTATCTTTTCTTCGTTTTCTGTTTACAATTGTTTCATATGCCGTTGGCACTCCGGGTGGTATTTTTGCACCCATGTTAGCCATAGGAACCTTCCTGGGGCTTTGGTATGGTCAGCTTGTCGTGGTTTTTTTCCCTGCCTTGGTTGAAAATTCCGGGATATTCGCCATTGGCGGCATGGGCGCTTTGTTTGCAGCCACTGTGCAGGCTCCCATTACCGGTATTATTCTCATTGTGGAAATGACCCGCAGCTATGAACTGATACTTCCCCTGATGATGACCTGCCTCAGTGCAAGTCTGGTGGCAAATCGTCTGGGGGGTAAACCGATTTACTCTCAGTTGGCAAAAGCAGGCTCAATGGATCCCGTGGTTTCAAAAAATGCGTAA
- a CDS encoding glyceraldehyde-3-phosphate dehydrogenase has translation MRKKDIMDYNDLGIVSADIIGNPHSGIVDVPSTKVVMNRVVNKVLVGYDNGIGYGEQMLDFAAYV, from the coding sequence ATGCGTAAAAAGGATATCATGGATTATAATGACCTTGGAATCGTATCTGCCGATATTATTGGAAATCCACACTCAGGTATTGTTGATGTCCCTTCCACAAAGGTGGTCATGAACCGGGTGGTCAACAAGGTGCTGGTCGGGTATGACAATGGGATTGGCTATGGAGAACAAATGCTGGACTTTGCCGCGTATGTATAA
- the gpmA gene encoding 2,3-diphosphoglycerate-dependent phosphoglycerate mutase, whose product MYKLILLRHGQSEWNLQNRFTGWADVDLSEQGTLEARNAGKLLQEGGYKFDLVYTSLLKRAIRTMWDVLDELDQMWVPVVRHWRLNERHYGALQGLEKAVTANKYGAEQVKIWRRSYATPPPALTENDDRYPGRDRRYADLSQGEIPLAESLKDTVARFIPYWLDTIAPQIKSGKRVLIVAHGNSLRALVKHLDCLSEEEIVGLNIPTGIPLSYDLDDNLKPLGKTYLGDPEVAKKAAAAVANQAGTSEVADG is encoded by the coding sequence ATGTATAAATTAATTTTACTACGGCATGGCCAGAGCGAGTGGAACCTGCAGAATCGTTTCACGGGATGGGCAGATGTTGACTTAAGTGAACAAGGTACCCTGGAAGCCAGGAATGCGGGCAAGCTCTTGCAGGAAGGAGGCTACAAGTTCGACCTGGTCTATACCTCTCTTTTGAAGCGTGCGATTCGAACGATGTGGGATGTGCTTGATGAGCTGGACCAGATGTGGGTGCCGGTTGTGCGGCATTGGCGTTTGAATGAGCGGCATTACGGCGCGCTGCAGGGGCTCGAAAAGGCGGTAACGGCAAACAAGTACGGTGCAGAACAGGTGAAAATATGGCGCCGCTCTTACGCGACCCCACCCCCTGCGCTTACGGAAAATGACGACAGGTATCCCGGTCGTGATCGACGCTATGCCGACCTTTCTCAAGGGGAAATCCCGCTGGCAGAGAGCCTCAAAGATACTGTAGCCCGTTTTATTCCCTACTGGCTGGACACGATTGCACCGCAAATCAAAAGTGGTAAGCGTGTACTCATTGTCGCCCACGGCAACAGCCTCCGTGCACTAGTCAAACATCTTGATTGTCTTTCAGAGGAGGAGATTGTGGGATTGAATATACCCACCGGAATCCCCCTGAGCTATGACCTGGACGACAATCTTAAACCCCTTGGCAAGACCTACCTGGGTGATCCAGAAGTTGCAAAGAAGGCCGCAGCAGCCGTTGCCAACCAAGCCGGGACAAGTGAGGTAGCCGATGGATAA
- a CDS encoding iron-containing alcohol dehydrogenase has translation MGILKFSVPEIFFGSGSLKYTGMCASHLGAEKIFLVSDPGLEKSGWVNQVFEILDKQHLKWVYYSEISANPRDWQIEKGALLYKEHGCDVVIALGGGSPMDAAKGIALVASNGGRVNDYEGANRIEHPLPPMIFIPSTASSGSDISQFAIITDMERQIKMSIISRTLVPNISIIDPTLLTTKSRELMIAAAVDALSHAIEAHVSKIASPLTEVHSLKAIEHIIKYLPLALENGSLEYLEKLSMAGTSSALAFSNASLGLDHALAHSLGGMLDAVHGTIHPILLPQVMRYNLCECTDKLAEIGRVVLGRDLESPSATALAGIEKLERYFKSLGVSTRLRDIVPDQSVLPRICQMATFDSCLLSNPRTAGVEDMMQICNGVW, from the coding sequence ATGGGTATCTTGAAATTCTCTGTTCCGGAAATTTTCTTCGGGTCAGGCAGCTTGAAATATACGGGAATGTGCGCCAGCCATCTGGGGGCAGAAAAAATATTTCTGGTCTCTGACCCGGGCCTGGAAAAATCCGGGTGGGTGAACCAGGTATTTGAAATTTTAGACAAACAACATCTCAAATGGGTTTACTATTCCGAGATATCTGCAAATCCCAGGGACTGGCAGATAGAAAAAGGGGCGCTTTTATACAAAGAACATGGATGTGATGTGGTCATCGCTTTAGGGGGCGGAAGCCCCATGGATGCAGCCAAGGGAATTGCACTTGTTGCCAGCAACGGTGGCCGGGTCAATGACTATGAAGGGGCCAACCGCATAGAGCATCCCCTTCCCCCCATGATCTTCATTCCATCAACGGCAAGCAGTGGATCCGATATTTCACAATTTGCCATTATAACGGACATGGAACGGCAGATTAAGATGTCAATAATCAGCCGGACACTGGTTCCCAATATATCCATCATAGACCCGACACTTCTGACCACTAAATCGCGGGAACTCATGATTGCCGCTGCTGTGGACGCGCTGTCCCATGCCATTGAGGCCCATGTCTCAAAAATTGCCTCTCCCCTGACGGAAGTTCACTCCCTTAAAGCCATTGAACACATAATAAAATATCTGCCCCTGGCCCTGGAGAACGGTTCATTAGAATACCTTGAAAAATTGAGCATGGCCGGAACATCCTCAGCCCTGGCCTTCAGCAATGCAAGCTTAGGGCTTGACCACGCCCTTGCCCACAGTCTCGGGGGAATGCTGGATGCGGTTCACGGCACCATTCACCCCATACTTCTTCCCCAGGTGATGCGGTATAATCTTTGTGAATGTACCGATAAACTAGCTGAAATAGGCCGGGTGGTACTGGGCAGGGATTTGGAATCACCCAGTGCAACAGCCCTTGCCGGCATTGAAAAACTTGAAAGGTATTTTAAAAGCCTCGGGGTGAGCACCCGGTTGCGGGACATTGTACCAGACCAGTCGGTCCTGCCCAGGATCTGCCAGATGGCCACCTTTGATTCTTGTCTTTTGAGCAACCCCAGGACGGCAGGTGTTGAAGATATGATGCAGATATGTAATGGGGTATGGTAA
- a CDS encoding iron-containing alcohol dehydrogenase, producing MSNGEAVYGFFIPTVSLMGIGSHKEICNQMKSLGVSKPFLVADKGITAAGLTKQICDIIKEGMGVDAVVYDETVPNPTDKNVADGVAIYEKSGCDMIITLGGGSSHDCGKGIGLVASNGGTIHDLEGVDQSTKAMPPFIAINTTAGTGSEMTRFCIITDTSRKVKMAIVDWRCTPNIAINDPLLMMGMPAGLTAATGMDALTHSVEAYVSTIATPITDACAIKAIELVAQNLRQAVANGDDLAARDKMAYAEYLAGMAFNNASLGHVHAMAHQLGGFYNLPHGVCNAILLPHVSRFNLIAKLQRFADIAVAMGENITGLSLRDAAERALTAIQTLSADVGIPANLTELGVKKEDLKIMAENAQKDACGATNPRRPSLEDVIQIYTNAL from the coding sequence ATGTCAAACGGAGAAGCAGTTTACGGATTTTTTATTCCTACAGTTTCACTCATGGGTATTGGTTCACACAAAGAGATTTGCAACCAGATGAAAAGCCTGGGAGTCTCTAAACCTTTTCTTGTAGCAGACAAGGGAATCACCGCTGCCGGGCTCACCAAGCAGATTTGTGATATCATTAAAGAAGGGATGGGGGTTGATGCGGTAGTATACGATGAAACCGTTCCCAATCCCACAGATAAAAATGTTGCAGATGGTGTTGCTATTTATGAGAAGAGCGGTTGTGACATGATCATCACCCTGGGTGGTGGAAGCTCCCACGACTGTGGAAAAGGCATTGGTCTTGTTGCTTCAAATGGCGGAACCATCCATGACCTGGAAGGCGTTGATCAGTCCACAAAAGCAATGCCTCCCTTTATTGCCATCAACACCACGGCTGGAACCGGAAGTGAGATGACTCGTTTCTGCATCATCACAGATACCAGCAGAAAGGTTAAAATGGCCATTGTTGACTGGCGCTGCACGCCCAATATTGCCATCAATGACCCCCTTCTCATGATGGGCATGCCGGCTGGACTGACTGCTGCAACCGGTATGGACGCTTTGACCCATTCTGTTGAAGCCTATGTCTCAACCATTGCAACCCCCATAACCGATGCCTGTGCCATCAAGGCCATTGAGCTTGTTGCCCAGAATTTGAGGCAGGCTGTTGCCAATGGTGATGATCTTGCGGCAAGGGACAAAATGGCCTATGCGGAATATCTTGCAGGTATGGCGTTTAACAATGCAAGCCTTGGCCATGTCCATGCCATGGCCCATCAGCTGGGTGGTTTTTACAACCTTCCCCATGGTGTGTGCAATGCCATTCTGCTTCCCCATGTTTCAAGGTTCAACCTTATTGCCAAGCTCCAGCGATTTGCTGACATTGCCGTTGCCATGGGAGAAAACATTACAGGGTTGTCCCTCAGGGACGCAGCAGAACGAGCCTTGACCGCAATCCAGACCCTTTCTGCCGATGTGGGCATTCCTGCAAATCTCACAGAACTGGGTGTTAAGAAAGAGGATCTCAAGATTATGGCTGAAAATGCCCAGAAAGATGCCTGCGGTGCCACTAATCCGAGACGTCCAAGCCTTGAGGATGTTATTCAAATTTACACAAATGCATTGTAA
- the thiE gene encoding thiamine phosphate synthase, whose translation MTARLNPGIYGILTEKFSRGRSNIQVAQEMVNAGVTTLQYREKPASKSMGEMYKECVAIRQITRDAGVTFIVNDHADLALMVEADGIHTGQDDLPLRPLRKLVGDMIIGRSTHSLDQARQAVLEGADYIGVGPIFTTQTKEGVCDAVGLAYLDHVAANIAIPFVAIGGIKAHNLGQVVSHGARTVCMITEIIGAEDIKATIQGLQTIYKDTSAKLYQAL comes from the coding sequence ATGACAGCAAGATTAAACCCGGGAATCTACGGAATCCTGACAGAAAAATTTTCCAGGGGACGATCCAATATCCAGGTGGCTCAAGAGATGGTAAATGCAGGCGTAACCACCCTCCAGTACCGGGAGAAACCCGCCTCAAAATCCATGGGGGAAATGTACAAGGAGTGTGTTGCCATCAGGCAGATCACCAGGGATGCCGGGGTCACCTTTATCGTTAACGACCATGCCGACCTTGCCCTGATGGTGGAAGCCGACGGCATCCACACGGGCCAGGACGACCTTCCCTTAAGGCCGCTCAGAAAACTTGTGGGGGATATGATCATCGGCCGCTCCACCCATAGTCTGGATCAGGCCCGGCAGGCAGTCCTGGAAGGTGCCGACTACATCGGTGTGGGCCCGATTTTCACCACCCAGACCAAGGAAGGTGTCTGCGATGCCGTGGGACTTGCCTACCTTGACCATGTTGCAGCAAACATCGCCATCCCCTTTGTGGCCATTGGCGGCATCAAGGCGCACAACCTGGGCCAGGTGGTAAGCCACGGGGCCAGGACCGTCTGCATGATCACAGAAATTATCGGCGCCGAAGATATCAAGGCAACCATCCAAGGGCTTCAAACCATTTACAAGGACACTTCAGCCAAATTGTACCAGGCCTTGTGA
- a CDS encoding two-component system sensor histidine kinase NtrB: MNNPTTLEDIIGLESTKLGFFGEVKNKVVELQTTNLKLERKQRQLQAILDGISDVMVIVSLNFTIISVNRLFSEIFKSASPEGHFCYEIFNNQTGPCPDCPIITARKTARVCRKMLVYQIDNKNHQFEVAVSPMLDSNKRTFRFLVLMRDVTREKEYQEQYQYSKKMATVGLLAAGVAHEINNPLTSISGFSEGLKRRLPRLKSCLENNPENFELMADFNEYIETIIAECNRCHDIVKSLLTFSPRKKIVFIPVDLKNLINDVLTLLRYRLKNFPLLRIDLEFNTDIPKVQGNAAELKQVMLNIICNALDAIDPDGRIQIYAKKANQWVTLSVKDNGSGITPETMDRMFDPFFTTKPVDKGTGVGLSTCYNIIKQHRGEIVVNSKENIGSVFKIKFPNPEYAKNE; encoded by the coding sequence ATGAACAATCCAACAACCCTGGAAGACATCATTGGCCTTGAATCCACCAAGCTGGGTTTTTTTGGTGAGGTAAAAAACAAGGTTGTCGAACTCCAGACAACAAACCTGAAACTTGAGCGCAAACAGCGTCAACTCCAGGCCATTTTAGATGGGATCTCGGATGTGATGGTCATTGTCTCATTGAACTTCACCATAATATCGGTAAACCGGCTGTTTTCTGAGATTTTCAAATCTGCATCCCCTGAGGGACATTTCTGCTATGAAATTTTTAATAACCAGACGGGTCCCTGCCCTGACTGCCCCATCATCACCGCCAGAAAGACCGCCAGGGTCTGCCGTAAAATGCTTGTGTACCAGATTGACAATAAAAACCATCAATTTGAAGTTGCAGTATCCCCCATGCTGGACTCGAACAAACGAACATTCAGGTTCCTTGTTCTCATGCGGGATGTAACCCGGGAAAAAGAGTACCAGGAGCAATATCAATATTCAAAAAAAATGGCCACCGTCGGACTGCTCGCCGCCGGGGTTGCCCATGAGATAAACAATCCGTTGACCTCCATCAGCGGATTTTCAGAGGGGCTCAAGCGGCGGCTGCCAAGGCTCAAAAGCTGCCTGGAAAACAACCCGGAAAATTTTGAACTCATGGCTGATTTCAATGAATACATTGAAACCATTATTGCCGAATGCAACCGGTGCCATGATATTGTAAAGAGTCTGCTGACATTCAGTCCCAGGAAAAAAATTGTATTTATTCCTGTGGATCTTAAGAACCTGATCAACGATGTTCTCACCCTCCTGCGATACCGCCTGAAAAACTTTCCCCTACTGAGAATTGATCTTGAATTCAATACTGACATCCCAAAGGTTCAAGGCAATGCAGCTGAGCTCAAACAGGTGATGCTCAACATCATATGCAATGCCCTTGATGCCATTGATCCAGACGGCAGGATACAAATTTATGCAAAAAAGGCAAACCAATGGGTGACTCTTTCGGTCAAAGACAACGGCAGCGGCATTACCCCGGAAACGATGGATAGAATGTTTGACCCTTTTTTCACCACAAAACCCGTGGACAAGGGAACCGGTGTAGGCCTGTCCACCTGTTATAATATTATCAAACAGCACAGGGGAGAAATAGTCGTAAACAGCAAGGAAAATATTGGAAGCGTTTTTAAAATAAAATTTCCAAACCCGGAATATGCAAAAAATGAATAA
- a CDS encoding cupin domain-containing protein yields MEQTRQLNTMKPVNLTEHPEGGRFREVFRSNATISTSQGEIRSALTHIYFSLNPGETSNFHKVLSDEVWNLYQGTGLRLYSWDGSSTPPQCVTLSAADNIFCHVIPAGIWQAAEPISDTVLVGCSVAPGFEFPDFTLIDPDSDDGKRLVSIAPEFAKFTIS; encoded by the coding sequence ATGGAACAGACAAGACAACTCAATACAATGAAGCCGGTTAATCTTACAGAACATCCTGAAGGAGGCCGATTCCGGGAGGTATTCAGATCCAATGCAACCATCTCTACATCACAGGGAGAAATCAGATCGGCACTTACCCACATCTACTTTTCTTTAAATCCGGGAGAAACGAGCAATTTTCACAAAGTTTTGTCTGATGAAGTATGGAATCTATACCAGGGTACAGGCCTTCGTTTGTACTCCTGGGATGGATCCAGCACACCTCCCCAGTGCGTCACCCTTTCGGCTGCCGACAATATTTTCTGCCATGTCATTCCTGCAGGGATCTGGCAAGCCGCCGAACCCATATCCGATACAGTCCTGGTCGGGTGCTCCGTGGCTCCGGGATTTGAATTTCCAGATTTCACGCTCATTGATCCAGACTCAGACGACGGCAAACGGCTCGTTTCAATAGCCCCGGAATTTGCCAAGTTTACTATCTCATAG
- a CDS encoding GGDEF domain-containing protein, translated as MRLERQQLIRSLFDEYIEMYASRDDRLTSRFSDNFSGYAGSSDVLVTSKDEWVRITMQDFAQIPGRLHIKMLNLSLQDLAQDIVAITAFFNINLPVPEHILSRETVRLVLMFRCEDNDWKIVHSGLSIPYGLANDSEIYPVSRLEKRNLELEQVVENRTKELAEANRLLQIQTNTDSLTNIGNRRFFDQMLVQEWSRGQRGGTPLALIMLDIDHFKRFNDRYGHLAGDACLQALAKALAESGRRAGELAARYGGEEFAILLPNMDKQIVLETATQIHQRVLSLAIPHTDSLLGIVTVSIGVAILQPSNQLLPVELVRQADAALYRAKTNGRNCIQLEA; from the coding sequence ATGCGGCTTGAACGTCAGCAACTGATCCGTTCATTATTTGACGAGTACATTGAAATGTACGCTTCACGCGATGACCGACTGACCTCACGCTTTAGTGATAATTTTAGTGGTTATGCGGGCAGCAGCGACGTTCTCGTCACAAGCAAAGATGAGTGGGTCCGGATTACAATGCAAGATTTTGCACAAATACCCGGACGACTTCATATAAAAATGTTGAATTTGTCATTACAAGACCTTGCTCAAGACATTGTGGCCATCACTGCTTTTTTCAATATAAACCTACCAGTACCCGAGCACATACTTTCGCGGGAGACCGTCAGGTTAGTGTTAATGTTCCGGTGCGAGGATAACGATTGGAAAATTGTGCACAGCGGGCTCTCGATTCCTTATGGCTTGGCTAATGATAGTGAAATCTATCCGGTGTCTCGACTGGAGAAACGTAACCTCGAACTTGAGCAGGTCGTCGAAAACAGGACCAAAGAATTGGCTGAGGCTAACAGGTTGCTGCAAATACAGACAAACACAGATAGTTTGACCAACATAGGTAACCGCCGCTTTTTTGATCAAATGCTTGTTCAGGAATGGAGTAGAGGCCAACGTGGCGGTACTCCTCTGGCGCTTATCATGCTGGATATTGACCACTTCAAACGATTTAACGACCGCTATGGACACTTAGCCGGGGATGCTTGCCTGCAGGCACTGGCCAAGGCGTTAGCGGAATCGGGACGTCGTGCAGGTGAGTTAGCAGCTCGTTATGGCGGTGAAGAATTTGCCATCCTTTTGCCAAACATGGACAAGCAAATCGTATTGGAAACTGCAACACAGATCCATCAAAGAGTCTTGTCACTTGCAATCCCCCACACTGACTCACTTTTAGGTATCGTCACTGTGAGTATTGGTGTGGCTATCCTCCAGCCATCAAACCAGCTTCTTCCTGTCGAACTGGTGCGACAAGCTGACGCAGCGCTCTATCGCGCTAAAACTAACGGCCGCAATTGCATTCAACTGGAAGCGTAA